Proteins encoded within one genomic window of Chelatococcus sp. HY11:
- the treZ gene encoding malto-oligosyltrehalose trehalohydrolase: protein MSGVDRFGRTLNFGATVEGNETRFKLWAPGAESVDLMIAGRAPQPMAPSDGWWSGTADVAPGTEYLFRLADGTSVPDPASRAQHGDVHGRSVVIDPRSYRWQHADWPGRPWEEVVLYELHPGLMGGYAGVADHLPKLKALGVTAVELMPIADFPGRRNWGYDGVLPFAPDGAYGTPNDLKRLIDRAHELEMMMFLDVVYNHFGPDGNYLAAYAPQFFRNDIATPWGAAIDFRRPEVRQYFTDNVLYWLMEYRFDGLRFDAVHAITEPDWLDEMAATVRRTVEPGRHVHLVLEHDGNIASHLAGDFDAQWNDDAHHVLHVLMTGETGGYYADYSDAPAVKLARALAEGFIYQGEPSAHRAGEKRGTPSGMLPPSAFVFFLQNHDQIGNRAFGERLTTLANAEALKAAVALQLLTPQIPLIFMGEEYGSEAPFFFFTDHNPELAEAVREGRRREFAAFAAFANAGVDALPDPNAIDTFERSRPIAPDKGQGEQTFAFYRSLLELRRRYVVPGIRGARSTGAQALGDAAVIASWDLGTGQRLTIACNLGAGPVSVAPVTGDVVFASDPDITAEVAAGRLPPRATFAALGPAGAVGR, encoded by the coding sequence ATGAGCGGGGTGGACCGATTTGGTCGTACTCTGAACTTCGGCGCGACCGTCGAGGGTAATGAGACGCGGTTCAAGCTCTGGGCACCGGGCGCCGAGAGTGTGGATCTCATGATCGCGGGGCGCGCGCCCCAGCCGATGGCTCCATCGGATGGCTGGTGGTCCGGCACTGCTGATGTGGCGCCAGGGACGGAGTATCTCTTCCGGTTGGCCGACGGCACATCCGTTCCCGACCCGGCGTCGCGAGCCCAACACGGCGATGTGCATGGGCGGAGCGTCGTCATCGACCCGAGGTCCTACCGCTGGCAGCATGCGGACTGGCCAGGACGCCCCTGGGAGGAGGTGGTGCTCTATGAACTCCATCCCGGCCTCATGGGTGGCTACGCCGGCGTGGCGGACCATCTGCCGAAGCTCAAGGCGCTCGGGGTAACAGCGGTCGAACTCATGCCGATCGCGGACTTTCCGGGACGGCGCAACTGGGGCTACGACGGCGTTCTGCCCTTCGCGCCGGATGGAGCCTATGGCACGCCGAATGACCTCAAACGGCTTATCGACCGTGCTCACGAGCTTGAGATGATGATGTTCCTGGACGTCGTCTATAATCATTTTGGCCCGGACGGCAATTACCTCGCCGCCTATGCGCCGCAATTCTTCCGGAACGATATTGCGACCCCCTGGGGCGCCGCCATTGATTTCCGCCGGCCAGAAGTGCGTCAGTATTTCACCGACAACGTGCTTTATTGGCTGATGGAATACCGCTTCGATGGGCTGCGCTTCGATGCGGTGCACGCCATCACGGAGCCGGACTGGCTGGATGAGATGGCCGCCACCGTGAGGCGGACTGTCGAGCCGGGGCGCCATGTGCATCTCGTCCTCGAACATGACGGAAATATTGCCTCGCATCTTGCCGGGGACTTCGACGCGCAATGGAACGACGACGCGCACCATGTCCTGCATGTGCTGATGACTGGGGAAACGGGCGGATATTATGCCGATTACAGCGATGCACCCGCAGTTAAGTTAGCACGTGCCTTGGCGGAGGGATTCATTTACCAGGGCGAGCCCTCGGCACATCGGGCCGGCGAGAAACGCGGTACGCCCAGCGGCATGCTGCCGCCTTCGGCCTTCGTGTTCTTCCTGCAAAATCACGACCAGATCGGCAACCGCGCTTTCGGCGAGCGCCTCACGACTTTGGCCAACGCTGAGGCTCTCAAGGCGGCGGTCGCCCTCCAGCTTCTGACGCCACAGATCCCTCTGATCTTCATGGGGGAGGAATACGGTAGTGAAGCGCCCTTCTTCTTTTTCACGGATCATAATCCGGAACTTGCGGAGGCCGTCCGCGAGGGTCGCCGCCGCGAGTTCGCCGCCTTCGCGGCCTTCGCGAATGCCGGCGTGGATGCCTTGCCGGATCCCAATGCCATCGACACATTTGAACGATCGCGGCCCATCGCACCCGACAAGGGGCAGGGCGAGCAGACTTTCGCATTCTACCGGAGCCTGCTCGAGCTGCGCCGGCGTTACGTGGTTCCCGGCATTCGGGGGGCGCGATCCACAGGGGCGCAGGCGCTGGGAGATGCAGCCGTCATTGCCTCGTGGGATCTGGGTACCGGGCAGCGGCTGACGATAGCCTGCAATCTCGGCGCCGGTCCCGTGTCAGTCGCACCGGTAACGGGAGACGTTGTCTTCGCCAGCGATCCGGATATCACGGCAGAGGTCGCGGCCGGACGCCTTCCCCCTCGGGCGACGTTCGCCGCGCTCGGCCCGGCGGGAGCCGTGGGGCGATGA